One window from the genome of Cucumis melo cultivar AY chromosome 12, USDA_Cmelo_AY_1.0, whole genome shotgun sequence encodes:
- the LOC127144467 gene encoding uncharacterized protein LOC127144467 — protein MLNDFGMEQRATNEYIKGAWNFVKQVENILGGVDKILCPCKTCRNMNHQTFDVVYEHLVIKGMDPTYRFWYHHGEEVPVACMFDGYPFCSTSFMSDEKVDEPFVNDVNQKVVDVNTSLYPHCTKYTRMSIVVSLYKIKATNDWTDKSFTSLLEMLHDMLPPNNVIPKSTYEVKKFLKVFGLRYEKSHACQNDCFLFTKENKDLETCPICGHSQWKVDKHTKRMKWGVSTKVLRYFSLIPRLKRMFQMHDVAKLLTWHMNHKSSDGKMRHPVDCFSWDSIDVKWPDFSNDP, from the exons ATGTTGAACGACTTTGGAATGGAACAAAG aGCAACCAATGAATATATAAAGGGAGCATGGAACTTTGTGAAACAAGTAGAGAACATATTGGGTGGAGTAGATAAAATTCTGTGTCCATGCAAGACATGTAGGAACATGAATCATCAAACCTTTGATGTTGTATATGAACATTTGGTTATAAAAGGTATGGATCCTACTTATAGGTTTTGGTACCATCATGGTGAAGAAGTGCCGGTAGCGTGTATGTTTGATGGTTATCCCTTTTGTAGTACTTCTTTCATGAGCGACGAAAAGGTTGATGAACCATTCGTAAATGATGTTAATCAAAAGGTCGTAGATGTAAACACTTCCTTGTATCCTCATTGTACAAAATATACAAGAATGTCAATTGTGGTATCTTTATATAAGATAAAGGCTACTAATGATTGGACTGATAAAAGTTTCACAAGCCTTTTAGAGATGTTGCACGATATGCTACCCCCTAACAATGTTATCCCAAAATCTACTTATGAAGTAAAGAAGTTCTTAAAAGTATTTGGTCTACGATATGAAAAGAGTCATGCTTGTCAAAATGATTGTTTCTTGTTTACGAAAGAGAATAAAGATTTAGAGACATGTCCAATTTGTGGGCATTCTCAATGGAAGGTGGATAAGCACACCAAAAGAATGAAATGGGGTGTTTCAACAAAAGTGTTAAGATACTTTTCGTTGATTCCAAGATTGAAACGAATGTTCCAAATGCATGATGTTGCAAAATTACTAACATGgcatatgaaccataaaagcaGTGATGGGAAGATGCGTCATCCAGTCGATTGTTTTTCATGGGACTCAATTGATGTAAAGTGGCCCGACTTTTCGAATGATCCATGA